A section of the Pseudomonas flavescens genome encodes:
- a CDS encoding M18 family aminopeptidase, whose amino-acid sequence MREELNQGLIDFLNASPTPFHATASLAMRLEAAGYRHLDERATWHTEPGGRYYVTRNDSSIIAFKLGHRSPVEGGIRLVGAHTDSPCLRVKPNPELQRQGFFQLGVEVYGGALLAPWFDRDLSLAGRVTYRRDGKVESDLIDFYQPIAVIPSLAIHLNREANQGWAINAQNELPPILAQLASSESADFRALLSEQLAMEHDFNADAVLDYELSFYDTQSAAVVGLNQDFIAGARLDNLLSCYAGLQALLDASDEETCVLVCTDHEEVGSCSACGADGPMLEQVLRRVLPEGDGFVRTIQRSLLVSADNAHGVHPNYESKHDGNHGPKLNAGPVIKINSNQRYATNSETAGFFRHLCLENEVPVQSFVTRSDMGCGSTIGPITASRLGVRTVDIGLPTFAMHSIRELAGSQDLAHLVKVLGAFYNSHDLP is encoded by the coding sequence ATGCGCGAAGAACTGAACCAAGGCCTGATCGATTTTCTCAACGCCTCACCTACCCCCTTTCATGCTACCGCCAGCCTGGCCATGCGCCTCGAGGCTGCCGGTTATCGTCACCTCGACGAGCGCGCGACCTGGCACACCGAGCCCGGTGGCCGCTACTACGTGACCCGTAACGACTCCTCGATCATCGCCTTCAAGCTGGGCCATCGTTCGCCTGTCGAGGGTGGTATCCGCCTGGTTGGCGCCCACACCGACAGCCCTTGCCTGCGCGTGAAGCCGAACCCCGAGCTGCAACGCCAGGGCTTCTTCCAGCTCGGCGTGGAAGTCTACGGCGGCGCTCTGCTCGCCCCCTGGTTCGACCGTGACCTGTCCCTGGCCGGCCGCGTGACCTATCGTCGCGATGGCAAGGTGGAAAGCGACCTGATCGACTTCTACCAGCCCATCGCCGTGATCCCCAGCCTGGCCATCCACCTCAACCGCGAGGCCAATCAGGGCTGGGCGATCAATGCGCAGAACGAACTGCCGCCGATCCTCGCCCAGTTGGCAAGCAGTGAAAGCGCGGACTTCCGCGCCCTGCTCAGCGAACAGCTGGCCATGGAACACGACTTCAACGCCGATGCGGTGCTCGATTACGAGCTGAGCTTCTACGACACCCAGAGCGCCGCGGTAGTCGGCCTCAATCAGGACTTCATCGCCGGTGCACGCCTGGACAACCTGCTGTCCTGCTACGCCGGTCTGCAGGCCCTGCTGGACGCCAGCGACGAAGAAACCTGCGTGCTGGTGTGCACCGACCACGAGGAAGTCGGCTCCTGCTCGGCCTGCGGTGCCGACGGCCCGATGCTCGAACAGGTGCTACGCCGTGTGCTGCCGGAAGGTGACGGTTTCGTGCGCACCATCCAGCGCTCGCTGCTGGTGTCCGCCGACAACGCCCACGGCGTGCACCCGAACTACGAGAGCAAGCACGACGGCAACCACGGCCCCAAACTCAATGCCGGGCCGGTGATCAAGATCAACAGCAACCAGCGTTACGCCACCAACAGCGAAACCGCCGGGTTCTTCCGCCACCTGTGTCTGGAAAACGAAGTGCCGGTGCAGAGTTTCGTGACCCGCAGCGACATGGGTTGCGGCTCGACCATCGGCCCGATCACCGCCAGCCGCCTTGGCGTGCGCACGGTGGATATCGGCCTGCCGACCTTCGCGATGCACTCGATTCGCGAACTGGCCGGCAGCCAGGATCTGGCACACCTGGTGAAAGTACTCGGTGCCTTCTACAACAGCCATGACCTGCCCTGA